The following are encoded together in the Weissella soli genome:
- the argS gene encoding arginine--tRNA ligase — protein MDNKALVAQAIAVAVPELDLATITAKLETPKSADLGDAAFPTFTLAKVLRKAPQQIATDILAKIDQSAFEKVVAVGPYLNFFFDKNATTNTVLRDVLAQGAAYGQNNDGAGANITIDMSSPNIAKPMSFGHLRSTVIGNAFANLVKKNGYNPIKINHLGDWGTQFGLMIAAYKKWGNKPIEEYSVDELVKLYVEINKAAKTDEAVADAGRNWFKKLEDGDAEAVSLWQTIRDASLSEFQEVYERLHITFDSMNGEAFFNDKMIPVVAEIKDKNLLTDSQGAEIVDLPTLLPDENLPISMILKSNGSTAYITRDLAAAEFRQREYDFVKSLYVVGAEQTEHFRQLKAILKLMGHDWSDDIEHISYGLITINGEKMSTRKGNVVTLVEVLNMAHEAALKQISEKNPDLPNKDLVAEQVGAGAVVFNDLMNERKNFIDFTPADAVKFEGDTGPYVQYTIARANSILRKAGVEVNVNDLQLDDAATWDTITLLKNFPTVVRDAWSKRDTSMTAKFALRLARAFNKYYANSKILVDDEQRNSRLALVSAVIIVLTEALNMLGVEAPSEM, from the coding sequence ATGGACAACAAGGCTCTTGTGGCTCAAGCAATTGCTGTAGCAGTACCTGAATTGGATCTGGCAACCATTACTGCGAAGTTAGAGACACCAAAGTCAGCTGATCTTGGGGATGCAGCTTTTCCAACGTTTACGCTAGCTAAGGTTTTGCGTAAGGCACCACAACAAATCGCCACGGACATCTTAGCAAAGATTGATCAAAGTGCATTTGAAAAGGTTGTCGCGGTTGGTCCATACCTTAATTTCTTCTTTGATAAGAATGCTACGACCAATACCGTTTTGCGCGATGTTTTAGCGCAAGGCGCTGCTTACGGTCAAAATAATGATGGTGCCGGGGCAAATATTACGATCGATATGTCATCGCCAAATATTGCTAAGCCAATGAGTTTTGGGCATTTACGTTCAACGGTGATCGGGAATGCCTTCGCCAACTTGGTTAAGAAGAATGGTTACAACCCAATCAAAATCAATCACCTTGGTGACTGGGGTACCCAGTTTGGTTTGATGATTGCCGCCTATAAAAAATGGGGTAATAAGCCAATCGAGGAATATTCCGTCGATGAGTTGGTTAAGTTGTACGTTGAGATCAATAAGGCGGCCAAGACTGATGAAGCGGTCGCTGATGCCGGACGTAATTGGTTCAAAAAATTGGAAGATGGGGATGCTGAAGCCGTTAGCTTATGGCAAACTATCCGTGATGCTTCATTGAGTGAATTCCAAGAGGTTTATGAGCGTTTGCACATCACGTTTGATTCAATGAACGGTGAAGCCTTCTTTAATGACAAGATGATACCGGTCGTCGCAGAGATCAAGGATAAGAATCTGTTGACGGATTCACAGGGTGCTGAAATCGTTGATTTGCCAACCCTTTTGCCTGATGAGAATTTGCCAATTTCAATGATTTTAAAGTCAAATGGTTCTACTGCCTACATCACCCGTGATTTAGCAGCAGCTGAATTCCGTCAGCGTGAATACGATTTTGTGAAATCATTGTACGTTGTTGGTGCCGAGCAAACTGAGCACTTCCGTCAATTGAAGGCCATTTTGAAGTTGATGGGTCATGATTGGTCAGACGACATCGAACACATCAGCTATGGTTTGATCACCATTAATGGTGAAAAGATGTCAACGCGTAAGGGTAATGTAGTCACCCTTGTTGAGGTGCTAAACATGGCTCACGAAGCTGCCTTGAAGCAAATCTCAGAAAAGAATCCTGATTTGCCAAATAAGGACTTGGTTGCCGAACAAGTTGGGGCTGGCGCGGTTGTGTTTAACGATTTGATGAATGAACGTAAAAACTTCATTGATTTTACACCCGCGGATGCTGTCAAGTTTGAAGGGGATACCGGTCCATACGTGCAATATACGATTGCCCGTGCAAATTCAATTTTGCGTAAGGCTGGCGTAGAAGTGAATGTCAACGATTTGCAATTGGATGACGCTGCTACTTGGGATACCATTACCTTGTTGAAGAATTTCCCAACTGTTGTCCGTGATGCATGGTCAAAGCGAGACACTAGCATGACTGCTAAGTTCGCCCTGCGTTTAGCGCGGGCCTTTAATAAGTACTACGCTAATTCAAAGATTTTGGTAGACGATGAGCAACGCAATAGCCGTTTGGCCTTGGTTAGCGCGGTCATCATCGTGTTAACAGAAGCACTGAATATGCTTGGTGTCGAAGCACCAAGTGAGATGTAG
- the treR gene encoding trehalose operon repressor has protein sequence MEKYRQIYNDILERLRNGEFDHDNKLLPSDQQLVMKYKTSRETVRKAMKLLADEGYVQRLRGKGTIAIERRQFLFPVAEIKSYQELVDEAHLESKTTVLSISQSAVPEWLGPVNDTLTWRVVRLREVENEPDVIDYDYILCDVVDEIPIHVAQNSLFAYFEQELGLTIDYAIKKVTVEQATIDDQRHLKISAHTPIVVVRSRTYLADSRILSYTESRHRADRFSSVEFARRVH, from the coding sequence ATGGAAAAATATCGACAAATTTATAATGACATTTTAGAACGGTTGCGCAATGGAGAATTTGATCATGATAATAAGTTGTTGCCGAGTGACCAACAGTTAGTCATGAAATACAAAACGTCGCGTGAAACGGTGCGTAAGGCGATGAAACTTTTAGCCGATGAAGGATATGTGCAACGGCTACGAGGAAAAGGGACGATAGCCATCGAACGTAGACAGTTCTTATTTCCGGTAGCTGAAATTAAAAGTTATCAGGAACTGGTCGATGAGGCGCATCTAGAATCAAAAACGACGGTCCTTTCAATTTCGCAAAGTGCCGTACCAGAATGGCTAGGTCCAGTCAATGATACATTGACCTGGCGAGTGGTGCGGTTACGTGAAGTCGAAAATGAACCTGACGTCATCGATTACGACTATATTTTATGTGACGTGGTGGATGAGATTCCGATCCATGTTGCGCAAAATTCGTTATTTGCTTATTTCGAACAAGAATTAGGCTTGACGATTGATTACGCCATAAAAAAAGTTACAGTTGAGCAGGCGACAATCGATGATCAACGGCATTTAAAAATTTCTGCGCACACACCGATTGTGGTGGTACGTAGTCGGACGTATCTAGCCGATAGTCGCATTTTGTCATATACCGAATCGCGTCATCGTGCCGATCGATTTTCTAGTGTTGAGTTTGCCCGACGAGTACATTAA
- a CDS encoding PTS sugar transporter subunit IIA: protein MFGLGKKKLVADEQLYAPVTGDVIDLGQVSDPVFAQKMMGDGFAIVPENGEVVAPVTGKVTIASGHAIGLQRADGLEILLHLGIDTVQLNGAPFDIQVKVGDIVAGGDALVNVDWQQIKDADLDTTTMIIITNTAESLDQLVVTNDHYQAGQVVGSATAK, encoded by the coding sequence ATGTTTGGATTAGGTAAGAAAAAACTAGTTGCAGATGAACAACTATATGCGCCAGTGACCGGTGACGTCATCGATTTAGGTCAGGTCAGTGATCCGGTATTTGCACAAAAAATGATGGGTGACGGGTTTGCAATCGTGCCAGAGAATGGTGAAGTGGTTGCCCCAGTAACTGGGAAAGTGACGATTGCATCTGGTCACGCTATTGGGTTGCAACGGGCGGACGGGTTGGAAATTTTACTGCATTTGGGTATCGACACGGTGCAACTGAATGGTGCTCCTTTTGATATACAAGTCAAAGTAGGTGATATTGTTGCTGGCGGTGATGCTTTAGTTAACGTGGATTGGCAACAAATTAAAGATGCAGATTTGGACACTACAACCATGATTATAATTACAAACACGGCGGAGAGCCTGGATCAATTAGTTGTGACAAATGATCATTATCAAGCGGGACAAGTTGTCGGTTCAGCAACGGCCAAATAA
- a CDS encoding PTS transporter subunit EIIC, whose amino-acid sequence MAQKDYSKLADDIIENVGGKENVNTVIHCITRLRFYLNDEKKANTEKISSLDGVAGAVYNEALGQYQVVIGPAVTDVYDEVITKLGDEVVDEEATNAAVAATGGASQPEKPKSAWGWLSRAFQLLIGTITGSMIPVIGLLAASGILKGFLTLFTFNLGWISTDSTTYTIINAMGDSAFYFLPILVGFTAAQQLKSDPITVAAIGGVLVHPTIAALWSAPTKGMAALFGIPLNATFFGLPIHLPQYTYSIFPIIFAAWLARPVGNWLKKVLPLSLRSIFQPLFTVFIVSAAVIVVMGPVISLISAGLAAVINYLVTFNEAFAGLIIGGFYQCLVIFGLHWMVIPIISNDIASTGHSVLNGLINFTMIAQGAGALAVWAKTKRADIKGLSLAGALSGFAGVTEPAMYGINLKYGRVFWMANIGGAVGGFIAGLMKIDMFGFTGSWIGFPSFFSKTNPNNIWAFLIASVVTTAVSFGAVYLWGFKDSDVDKAKNAQKKNVFKQS is encoded by the coding sequence ATGGCACAAAAAGATTATAGCAAATTAGCAGATGACATCATTGAAAACGTTGGTGGCAAAGAAAATGTGAATACGGTGATTCACTGTATCACTCGTTTACGGTTTTATTTAAATGATGAAAAGAAAGCCAATACAGAAAAGATTAGTTCATTGGATGGCGTCGCTGGGGCGGTTTACAATGAGGCGTTGGGTCAATATCAGGTGGTGATTGGTCCGGCAGTTACGGATGTGTACGATGAGGTGATTACTAAATTAGGAGACGAGGTTGTCGATGAAGAAGCGACTAACGCTGCTGTTGCAGCTACTGGTGGTGCTAGTCAACCTGAAAAGCCTAAGTCGGCTTGGGGATGGCTTTCTCGAGCGTTTCAATTATTAATTGGCACGATTACAGGATCAATGATTCCAGTCATTGGGCTATTAGCGGCATCTGGTATTTTGAAGGGTTTTTTGACCCTATTTACGTTCAATTTAGGATGGATAAGCACAGACTCAACTACTTACACAATTATTAATGCGATGGGTGATTCAGCCTTTTACTTCCTACCCATCTTAGTTGGATTTACTGCTGCACAACAACTCAAGTCAGATCCTATTACAGTCGCGGCTATTGGAGGCGTATTGGTCCACCCAACGATCGCAGCTCTATGGAGTGCCCCAACCAAAGGAATGGCAGCCTTATTTGGTATTCCGTTAAATGCTACCTTCTTTGGATTACCGATTCATTTGCCACAGTATACTTATTCAATTTTCCCTATTATTTTCGCAGCTTGGTTGGCACGTCCAGTTGGGAATTGGTTGAAGAAAGTATTGCCATTAAGTTTACGTTCAATTTTCCAACCTTTGTTTACAGTTTTCATCGTCTCCGCTGCAGTCATCGTAGTAATGGGACCGGTGATTTCATTGATTTCAGCAGGATTGGCTGCCGTAATTAACTATTTGGTAACATTTAACGAAGCATTTGCTGGTTTGATCATTGGTGGTTTCTATCAGTGCTTGGTCATCTTCGGCTTGCATTGGATGGTGATTCCAATTATTTCAAATGATATCGCTTCAACTGGCCATTCAGTATTAAATGGATTGATTAATTTCACCATGATTGCGCAAGGTGCCGGTGCGTTAGCGGTTTGGGCAAAGACGAAGCGTGCTGATATTAAGGGCTTGTCACTAGCAGGTGCATTATCAGGTTTCGCTGGTGTGACAGAACCAGCCATGTACGGCATTAACTTGAAGTACGGTCGCGTATTTTGGATGGCTAACATTGGTGGTGCCGTTGGCGGATTCATTGCTGGTCTAATGAAAATTGACATGTTTGGATTCACAGGATCTTGGATCGGTTTTCCCTCATTTTTCTCAAAAACAAATCCAAATAATATTTGGGCATTCTTGATCGCGAGTGTCGTTACGACTGCTGTCTCATTTGGGGCTGTGTATCTTTGGGGATTTAAAGACAGTGATGTTGATAAAGCTAAGAATGCACAAAAAAAGAACGTGTTCAAGCAATCTTAG
- the treC gene encoding alpha,alpha-phosphotrehalase, whose product MSFSDKVIYQIYPKSFLDTTGNGIGDLRGIIQKLDYLKELGIDMLWLNPFYPSPQRDNGYDISDYTAINPDFGTMADFEELVYQAKQHGIELMLDMVLNHVSIEHEWFQKALAGDADYQDFFILRDEPTDWVSKFGGSAWAPFGDTGKYYLHLYDVTQADLNWRNPKVRQALYDVVNFWQDKGVNGFRFDVINVIGKDAKLRNHAANDGKPEYTDKPITHDYLRELNEKTFGKNPSAITVGEMSSTTIENCVLYTRSDRHELTMTFNFHHLKVDYENGQKWTLQRFDFAKLRQLFHDWGEQMSQAGGWNALFWNNHDQPRALNRFIDVQHFRVKGATMLAASIHLSRGTPYIYMGEEIGMLDPNFDTITDYVDVESKNAYQMLLKHGKSASEALTIIKAKSRDNSRIPMAWDNSANGGFTTGTPWLKAGYYESINVAKDKDGEIFKFYQMLIRLRKEMPIVAEGNYHAVYRDDANIYAFEREWHGQRMLVLNNFTNHIANYEPLATYKDATLLVNNDVSFTDGQLQPYQSVALIIGGI is encoded by the coding sequence ATGAGTTTTTCAGATAAGGTAATCTATCAAATCTATCCCAAATCTTTTCTAGATACGACGGGCAATGGCATCGGTGATTTACGCGGGATTATACAAAAATTGGACTATCTCAAAGAATTAGGGATCGATATGCTTTGGCTAAATCCATTCTATCCAAGTCCCCAACGAGATAATGGTTATGATATTTCGGATTACACCGCTATTAATCCTGATTTTGGAACGATGGCTGATTTTGAAGAGTTAGTGTATCAAGCCAAGCAACATGGTATTGAGTTGATGTTGGACATGGTGCTAAACCATGTATCGATTGAACATGAATGGTTTCAAAAGGCGTTAGCTGGTGATGCAGATTATCAAGATTTTTTTATCCTGCGCGATGAACCAACTGATTGGGTTTCAAAATTCGGTGGCAGTGCCTGGGCGCCATTTGGTGATACTGGTAAATATTACTTACATCTATATGATGTGACACAGGCAGATTTGAATTGGCGTAATCCCAAAGTACGGCAAGCGTTGTATGATGTCGTTAATTTTTGGCAAGATAAGGGTGTTAATGGGTTCCGCTTTGACGTCATTAATGTGATTGGGAAGGATGCTAAGTTGCGTAATCATGCAGCAAACGATGGTAAACCAGAGTACACTGACAAGCCCATTACACATGATTACCTGCGTGAACTCAATGAAAAAACTTTTGGTAAGAATCCTAGTGCCATTACAGTTGGAGAAATGAGTTCCACAACAATTGAGAATTGTGTGCTGTATACTCGATCGGACCGCCATGAACTAACGATGACGTTCAATTTTCATCATCTTAAGGTTGATTATGAAAATGGTCAAAAATGGACTCTGCAGCGATTCGATTTTGCTAAACTACGACAGTTGTTTCATGACTGGGGAGAACAGATGTCACAAGCGGGTGGTTGGAATGCATTATTTTGGAACAATCATGATCAGCCGCGTGCCCTTAATCGCTTTATTGATGTGCAGCATTTCCGAGTAAAAGGGGCTACTATGTTAGCAGCTAGCATTCATTTATCACGTGGTACCCCCTATATCTATATGGGAGAAGAAATTGGCATGTTGGATCCGAATTTTGACACAATAACCGATTATGTCGATGTCGAAAGCAAAAACGCCTATCAGATGTTATTAAAACACGGTAAATCAGCATCAGAGGCACTGACAATAATTAAGGCTAAGTCACGGGACAATTCTCGTATTCCGATGGCCTGGGATAATTCGGCAAATGGTGGCTTTACAACGGGTACACCTTGGTTGAAAGCAGGATATTATGAAAGCATCAATGTCGCAAAAGACAAGGATGGCGAAATTTTTAAATTCTACCAAATGTTAATCCGTTTACGTAAGGAAATGCCTATAGTGGCCGAAGGTAATTATCATGCAGTTTATAGAGATGATGCTAACATTTATGCATTTGAACGCGAATGGCACGGACAGAGAATGCTGGTATTAAATAACTTTACTAATCATATTGCTAATTATGAACCATTAGCTACTTATAAAGATGCGACGCTGCTAGTTAATAATGATGTATCATTCACTGATGGTCAATTACAACCATATCAAAGTGTTGCGCTCATAATTGGAGGAATCTAA
- a CDS encoding DUF948 domain-containing protein — translation MTPGNIALLIIAVAVLLLVLFIGLFLVRLTRTLGVITRDVDIIAREADEILANANVLLTDVNDKMAAIDPVVQAAADLGTSVSELNNATHHLTNKVKGTASNKNVANVASAFGVVNNLRKHRKRTVTK, via the coding sequence ATGACACCAGGAAATATTGCACTTCTCATCATTGCTGTGGCAGTGCTACTACTAGTATTATTTATTGGTTTGTTCTTAGTTCGGTTGACCCGGACACTTGGGGTAATCACACGGGATGTCGACATTATTGCTCGTGAGGCTGATGAAATTTTGGCAAATGCGAATGTTTTGTTGACCGATGTCAATGATAAGATGGCTGCCATTGATCCAGTGGTCCAAGCCGCAGCCGACCTGGGAACGAGTGTCTCTGAATTGAACAATGCAACACACCATTTGACCAACAAGGTTAAGGGAACTGCATCAAATAAGAATGTCGCGAATGTCGCTTCTGCCTTTGGTGTTGTCAACAACTTGCGTAAGCATCGCAAGCGTACTGTCACAAAGTAG